In one window of Drosophila mauritiana strain mau12 chromosome X, ASM438214v1, whole genome shotgun sequence DNA:
- the LOC117146513 gene encoding proline dehydrogenase 1, mitochondrial isoform X1 → MALLRSLSAQRTAISLVYGRNSNKSSNSVAVAACRSFHQRGSRSTSIAGEGAASESTRGVNGARFLHSGERPLQASTLVQPELVSSETLKRSMKQESSQEKNPSPAGSPQRDPLDVSFNDPIAAFKSKTTGELIRAYLVYMICSSEKLVEHNMTLMKWSKNVLGQRLFTALMKATFYGHFVAGEDQIKIIPTLERLRSFGVKPILDYSVEEDITQEEAEKREVESSVSSAGDKKEEGSMPQYHVDKSFADRRYKVSSARTYFYLNEATCERNMEIFIKCLEAVSDDDRKAPRAVATGATFGTGITAIKLTALGRPQLLLQLSEVIMRTRKYMEDMVGGQGNVLTHHKTIKDLEKYYATLGDNKDVKEFLNNVTSDKEGILHLFPWSGIVDEDSQLSDTFRVPDPQTGQMRRLISQIPPKEEEMFRNMIRRLNTIVKAAADLDVRIMVDAEQTYFQPAISRITLEMMRKYNKDKAIVFNTYQCYLRETFREVNTDLEQAKRQNFYFGAKLVRGAYMDQERDRAKSLGYPDPVNPTFEATTEMYHKTLSECLRRIKLMKDCDDDARKIGIMVASHNEDTVRFAIQQMKEIGISPEDKVICFGQLLGMCDYITFPLGQAGYSAYKYIPYGPVEEVLPYLSRRAQENKGVLKKIKKEKRLLLSEIRRRLMRGQLFYKPKGNYVPI, encoded by the exons ATGGCTCTACTCCGTTCGCTGAGCGCCCAACGAACAGCCATCAGTTTGGTCTACGGCCGTAATAGCAACAAGTCGAGCAATTCCGTGGCCGTCGCCGCCTGCCGGAGTTTCCACCAGCGCGGCAGCAGGAGCACCAGCATCGCCGGAGAAGGAGCAGCATCGGAGTCCACGAGAGGAGTCAATGGAGCGCGCTTCTTGCACAGCGGCGAACGGCCGTTGCAGGCCTCCACTCTGGTCCAACCGGAGCTGGTCTCCAGCGAGACGTTGAAGCGATCGATGAAGCAGGAGTCGTCCCAGGAGAAGAACCCCTCGCCCGCTGGCTCGCCGCAGAGGGATCCCCTGGACGTGAGCTTCAATGATCCGATTGCCGCCTTCAAGAGCAAGACCACTGGAGAGCTGATACGCGCCTATCTCGTCTACATGATATGTTCCAGCGAGAAGCTGGTCGAGCACAACATGACG CTTATGAAATGGTCAAAGAACGTATTGGGTCAACGGTTATTTACAGCATTGATGAAGGCGACCTTCTATGGCCACTTTGTCGCCGGCGAGGATCAGATCAAGATCATACCCACACTGGAAAG GCTAAGATCCTTTGGCGTTAAGCCGATTCTCGATTATTCCGTTGAGGAGGATATCACCCAGGAGGAGGCCGAGAAACGTGAAGTTGA ATCTTCCGTCTCCAGTGCAGGCGACAAAAAGGAGGAGGGCAGCATGCCGCAGTACCATGTGGACAAGTCCTTTGCGGATCGGCGCTACAAGGTCAGCAGTGCTCGCACCTACTTCTACTTGAACGAGGCCACCTGCGAGCGGAACATGGAGATCTTCATCAAGTGTCTGGAGGCTGTTTCGG ATGATGATCGCAAGGCGCCCCGGGCAGTCGCCACGG GCGCCACCTTCGGAACTGGCATCACCGCCATTAAACTCACCGCCCTGGGCCGTCCACAATTGCTG ctgcaactgtCCGAGGTAATTATGCGCACACGCAAGTACATGGAGGATATGGTGGGCGGTCAGGGCAATGTGCTGACTCACCACAAGACCATCAAGGATCTCGAAAAGTATTACGCCACGCTGGGCGACAACAAGGACGTGAAGGAGTTCCTGAACAATGTAACTTCCGATAAGGAGGG AATTTTGCATTTGTTCCCCTGGTCGGGCATCGTTGACGAGGACTCGCAGCTGAGCGACACGTTCCGCGTTCCCGATCCCCAAACAGGACAGATGCGTCGACTGATCTCACAAATACCGCCCAAGGAGGAGGAGATGTTCAGGAACATGATCCGTCGTCTCAACACGATTGTAAAG GCTGCTGCGGACTTGGATGTTCGCATCATGGTGGATGCGGAGCAGACTTACTTCCAGCCGGCCATATCCCGCATCACCCTTGAAATGATGCGCAAGTACAACAAGGACAAGGCCATTGTCTTTAATACGTACCAGTGCTATCTGCGCGAGACGTTCCGCGAGGTGAACACCGATCTGGAGCAGGCCAAGCGTCAGAACTTCTACTTTGGCGCCAAGCTGGTGCGCGGTGCCTATATGGACCAGGAGCGGGACCGTGCCAAGTCGCTCGGCTACCCGGATCCGGTAAATCCCACGTTCGAGGCCACCACGGAAATGTATCACAAGACGTTGTCGGAGTGCTTGCGACGCATTAAG CTGATGAAGGACTGTGATGACGATGCCAGGAAGATTGGCATTATGGTGGCCTCGCACAACGAAGACACCGTGCGATTTGCCATCCAGCAGATGAAGGAGATCGGCATCTCACCGGAGGACAAGGTGATCTGCTTCGGCCAACTGCTGGGCATGTGCGACTACATTACCTTTCCACTGG GTCAAGCGGGCTACTCGGCGTACAAGTACATACCATATGGCCCAGTCGAAGAGGTGCTGCCCTACTTGTCTCGTCGTGCCCAGGAGAACAAAGGTGTGCTCAAGAAGATCAAGAAGGAAAAACGCCTGCTGCTCTCCGAGATTCGGCGCCGTCTGATGCGTGGTCAGTTGTTCTACAAGCCCAAGGGCAATTACGTGCCCATCTAA
- the LOC117146513 gene encoding proline dehydrogenase 1, mitochondrial isoform X2: MALLRSLSAQRTAISLVYGRNSNKSSNSVAVAACRSFHQRGSRSTSIAGEGAASESTRGVNGARFLHSGERPLQASTLVQPELVSSETLKRSMKQESSQEKNPSPAGSPQRDPLDVSFNDPIAAFKSKTTGELIRAYLVYMICSSEKLVEHNMTLMKLARNLLGQKLFVLLMKSSFYGHFVAGENRHTIVPALERLRSFGVKPILDYSVEEDITQEEAEKREVESSVSSAGDKKEEGSMPQYHVDKSFADRRYKVSSARTYFYLNEATCERNMEIFIKCLEAVSDDDRKAPRAVATGATFGTGITAIKLTALGRPQLLLQLSEVIMRTRKYMEDMVGGQGNVLTHHKTIKDLEKYYATLGDNKDVKEFLNNVTSDKEGILHLFPWSGIVDEDSQLSDTFRVPDPQTGQMRRLISQIPPKEEEMFRNMIRRLNTIVKAAADLDVRIMVDAEQTYFQPAISRITLEMMRKYNKDKAIVFNTYQCYLRETFREVNTDLEQAKRQNFYFGAKLVRGAYMDQERDRAKSLGYPDPVNPTFEATTEMYHKTLSECLRRIKLMKDCDDDARKIGIMVASHNEDTVRFAIQQMKEIGISPEDKVICFGQLLGMCDYITFPLGQAGYSAYKYIPYGPVEEVLPYLSRRAQENKGVLKKIKKEKRLLLSEIRRRLMRGQLFYKPKGNYVPI; encoded by the exons ATGGCTCTACTCCGTTCGCTGAGCGCCCAACGAACAGCCATCAGTTTGGTCTACGGCCGTAATAGCAACAAGTCGAGCAATTCCGTGGCCGTCGCCGCCTGCCGGAGTTTCCACCAGCGCGGCAGCAGGAGCACCAGCATCGCCGGAGAAGGAGCAGCATCGGAGTCCACGAGAGGAGTCAATGGAGCGCGCTTCTTGCACAGCGGCGAACGGCCGTTGCAGGCCTCCACTCTGGTCCAACCGGAGCTGGTCTCCAGCGAGACGTTGAAGCGATCGATGAAGCAGGAGTCGTCCCAGGAGAAGAACCCCTCGCCCGCTGGCTCGCCGCAGAGGGATCCCCTGGACGTGAGCTTCAATGATCCGATTGCCGCCTTCAAGAGCAAGACCACTGGAGAGCTGATACGCGCCTATCTCGTCTACATGATATGTTCCAGCGAGAAGCTGGTCGAGCACAACATGACG CTGATGAAACTGGCGCGCAACCTGCTCGGCCAAAAGCTCTTCGTCCTGCTGATGAAGTCCAGCTTCTACGGACACTTTGTGGCCGGCGAGAATCGTCACACGATCGTGCCCGCCCTAGAGAG GCTAAGATCCTTTGGCGTTAAGCCGATTCTCGATTATTCCGTTGAGGAGGATATCACCCAGGAGGAGGCCGAGAAACGTGAAGTTGA ATCTTCCGTCTCCAGTGCAGGCGACAAAAAGGAGGAGGGCAGCATGCCGCAGTACCATGTGGACAAGTCCTTTGCGGATCGGCGCTACAAGGTCAGCAGTGCTCGCACCTACTTCTACTTGAACGAGGCCACCTGCGAGCGGAACATGGAGATCTTCATCAAGTGTCTGGAGGCTGTTTCGG ATGATGATCGCAAGGCGCCCCGGGCAGTCGCCACGG GCGCCACCTTCGGAACTGGCATCACCGCCATTAAACTCACCGCCCTGGGCCGTCCACAATTGCTG ctgcaactgtCCGAGGTAATTATGCGCACACGCAAGTACATGGAGGATATGGTGGGCGGTCAGGGCAATGTGCTGACTCACCACAAGACCATCAAGGATCTCGAAAAGTATTACGCCACGCTGGGCGACAACAAGGACGTGAAGGAGTTCCTGAACAATGTAACTTCCGATAAGGAGGG AATTTTGCATTTGTTCCCCTGGTCGGGCATCGTTGACGAGGACTCGCAGCTGAGCGACACGTTCCGCGTTCCCGATCCCCAAACAGGACAGATGCGTCGACTGATCTCACAAATACCGCCCAAGGAGGAGGAGATGTTCAGGAACATGATCCGTCGTCTCAACACGATTGTAAAG GCTGCTGCGGACTTGGATGTTCGCATCATGGTGGATGCGGAGCAGACTTACTTCCAGCCGGCCATATCCCGCATCACCCTTGAAATGATGCGCAAGTACAACAAGGACAAGGCCATTGTCTTTAATACGTACCAGTGCTATCTGCGCGAGACGTTCCGCGAGGTGAACACCGATCTGGAGCAGGCCAAGCGTCAGAACTTCTACTTTGGCGCCAAGCTGGTGCGCGGTGCCTATATGGACCAGGAGCGGGACCGTGCCAAGTCGCTCGGCTACCCGGATCCGGTAAATCCCACGTTCGAGGCCACCACGGAAATGTATCACAAGACGTTGTCGGAGTGCTTGCGACGCATTAAG CTGATGAAGGACTGTGATGACGATGCCAGGAAGATTGGCATTATGGTGGCCTCGCACAACGAAGACACCGTGCGATTTGCCATCCAGCAGATGAAGGAGATCGGCATCTCACCGGAGGACAAGGTGATCTGCTTCGGCCAACTGCTGGGCATGTGCGACTACATTACCTTTCCACTGG GTCAAGCGGGCTACTCGGCGTACAAGTACATACCATATGGCCCAGTCGAAGAGGTGCTGCCCTACTTGTCTCGTCGTGCCCAGGAGAACAAAGGTGTGCTCAAGAAGATCAAGAAGGAAAAACGCCTGCTGCTCTCCGAGATTCGGCGCCGTCTGATGCGTGGTCAGTTGTTCTACAAGCCCAAGGGCAATTACGTGCCCATCTAA
- the LOC117148784 gene encoding uncharacterized protein LOC117148784: MINGLSVGGGQQVAQVTPTGAAIKLHFAYNNNSNISSSSNISDSNYSGLKTAETKMRNNQNYTGRALKIVEKIPRASGVIAATSGNQGAKSLEGYSPAAASYVSGLSRDILISRELSQRSGDFLTAAAKMVSQMGASELRWLPIPRTKDKPSSAGGAEAKTSVRESESHGSPGKAAKSALGDPQPQRTEDQENAFRRIEDVHNYAKLQDCSSDTDDEDDEEDLDEEEDDEEEAEIQVQLPVQQEVTRIRREAAEEHVDVDVVTVPQQEQDQDSHQVEDRQLQQDQTADNARPEHHARRPMNAFLIFCKRHRGIVKERYRTLENRAITKILGDWWAALDEQEKHCFTDLAQQNKDAFFNANPNFKWYKLPAPPLRTLATRPSNAAAGLLIPSEDQPQQQVPTSLQVQWAERGEMPRAILRPNYFKLADETQMGELSSLLQVQVQEKDFALQQVLSETSQFLSAHMPAGNTNGNGNKRSLQDNNSSNSSEEEAASGSPQNKKVKSSRSCKGKIYQELVNSGQLAAIAKKSKARLPPAGSMGGNFVDIPLDAGPNTPPVSPPERQGSSPDSMQKHMRSVSESSSSGFFDLEEKIKELPALSLDAYLQRKRSTKKKKKFSGTKKQRNSNSTSGASAASNVAAADAAAKGAVPLSSEQHVRIKQQQLQAVGSQRRKARKESITRRDVSAIEQEVASILPLTINGSYYFNQSGAPKAVNASVTSSSASPPLSSNSSSSSSSLSSQTAFDVTSSTSDLLILAEVAANRTELTKSN; this comes from the exons ATGATCAACGGCCTGAGCGTTGGCGGTGGTCAGCAGGTGGCGCAGGTGACGCCAACAGGTGCTGCAATTAAATTGCACTTTgcctacaacaacaacagcaacatcagtagcagcagcaacatcagcgaCAGCAACTACAGTGGCCTTAAAACAGCGGAGACGAAAATGAGGAACAACCAGAACTACACAGGCAGAGCGCTGAAAATAGTTGAGAAGATACCGAGAGCAAGTGGAGTAATCGCCGCAACGAGCGGCAACCAAGGAGCAAAAAGTCTTGAGGGATATTCTCCGGCAGCGGCATCTTACGTATCAGGCTTGTCCAGGGACATTTTGATATCCAGAGAACTTTCCCAAAGATCAGGAGACTTCCTGACAGCTGCTGCAAAGATGGTATCCCAAATGGGAGCAAGCGAACTCCGCTGGTTGCCCATACCCAGGACCAAAGACAAACCATCGAGCGCAGGAGGTGCAGAAGCTAAAACATCAGTCAGAGAAAGCGAATCACACGGATCGCCTGGTAAAGCTGCCAAAAGTGCCTTAGGTGACCCCCAGCCGCAGCGCACCGAAGACCAAGAAAATGCCTTTCGGCGCATCGAGGATGTGCACAACTATGCCAAGTTGCAGGACTGCAGCAGCGACACcgacgacgaggacgacgaAGAAGATCTCGATGAAGAGGAGGATgatgaggaggaggcggaAATCCAAGTGCAGTTGCCTGTGCAGCAGGAGGTCACGCGCATTCGTCGCGAGGCCGCCGAAGAGCATGTGGACGTGGACGTGGTCACAGTgccgcagcaggagcaggatcaGGATAGCCATCAAGTAGAAGACCGACAGCTTCAGCAGGATCAGACAGCGGATAACGCACGGCCGGAGCATCATGCCCGCCGCCCCATGAATGCCTTCCTCATATTCTGCAAGAGACATCGCGGTATCGTCAAGGAGCGTTACAGAACTTTGGAGAACCG TGCCATTACGAAGATACTGGGCGACTGGTGGGCCGCTCTCGACGAACAGGAGAAACACTGCTTCACGGATCTGGCACAGCAG AACAAGGACGCCTTCTTCAATGCTAATCCAAACTTCAAGTGGTACAAACTGCCAGCTCCGCCGCTGCGAACACTGGCTACCCGTCCCAGCAACGCGGCTGCTGGCTTGCTCATTCCCAGTGAAGATCAGCCACAGCAGCAGGTGCCGACTTCGCTGCAAGTGCAGTGGGCAGAGCGAGGGGAGATGCCCCGTGCTATTCTGCGCCCCAACTACTTTAAACTGGCAGACGAAACGCAGATGGGCGAGCTAAGCTCCCTACTGCAAGTTCAAGTACAAGAGAAGGACTTCGCTCTACAGCAGGTGCTCAGCGAGACCAGCCAGTTTCTATCTGCCCATATGCCAGCTGGCAATACAAATGGGAATGGCAATAAGCGCTCCTTGCAGGACAACAACTCGAGCAACTCCAGCGAGGAGGAGGCGGCCAGTGGTAGCCCGCAAAACAAGAAAGTCAAGTCATCACGCTCCTGCAAGGGCAAGATTTACCAGGAATTGGTCAACTCCGGTCAATTGGCGGCCATAGCTAAGAAGAGCAAAGCTCGCTTGCCGCCGGCAGGCAGCATGGGTGGAAACTTTGTGGACATCCCCTTGGATGCGGGCCCCAATACACCGCCCGTTTCGCCACCGGAACGCCAGGGTAGCAGTCCGGATTCCATGCAAAAACATATGAGAAGCGTTTCCGAGTCAAGCAGCAGTGGTTTCTTTGATCTCGAGGAGAAAATCAAAGAGCTGCCAGCCCTCAGCTTGGACGCTTACCTGCAGCGCAAACGTAGCaccaaaaagaagaagaagtttAGCGGCACCAAGAAACAGAGGAATTCGAACAGCACAAGCGGTGCATCAGCAGCTTCAAAtgtggcagcagcagatgcTGCGGCAAAAGGAGCTGTCCCATTATCTAGCGAGCAACACGTGAGGatcaagcagcagcaactgcaggcTGTGGGAAGCCAGCGACGAAAGGCGCGCAAAGAAAGTATCACTCGGCGCGATGTGAGTGCCATTGAACAGGAGGTGGCCTCAATTCTGCCCCTGACCATTAATGGCAGCTACTACTTCAACCAGAGCGGTGCTCCCAAGGCGGTGAATGCCTCTGTAACCTCGTCGTCGGCCTCGCCACCGCTGTCTTCGAACTCCTCGTCGTCATCCTCCTCGCTCTCCTCGCAGACGGCCTTCGACGTGACCTCCTCTACCTCAGATCTACTCATTCTGGCCGAAGTGGCCGCCAACCGCACTGAGCTGACCAAGTCCAACTAG
- the LOC117146513 gene encoding proline dehydrogenase 1, mitochondrial isoform X4 gives MALLRSLSAQRTAISLVYGRNSNKSSNSVAVAACRSFHQRGSRSTSIAGEGAASESTRGVNGARFLHSGERPLQASTLVQPELVSSETLKRSMKQESSQEKNPSPAGSPQRDPLDVSFNDPIAAFKSKTTGELIRAYLVYMICSSEKLVEHNMTLMKLARNLLGQKLFVLLMKSSFYGHFVAGENRHTIVPALERLRSFGVKPILDYSVEEDITQEEAEKREVESSVSSAGDKKEEGSMPQYHVDKSFADRRYKVSSARTYFYLNEATCERNMEIFIKCLEAVSGATFGTGITAIKLTALGRPQLLLQLSEVIMRTRKYMEDMVGGQGNVLTHHKTIKDLEKYYATLGDNKDVKEFLNNVTSDKEGILHLFPWSGIVDEDSQLSDTFRVPDPQTGQMRRLISQIPPKEEEMFRNMIRRLNTIVKAAADLDVRIMVDAEQTYFQPAISRITLEMMRKYNKDKAIVFNTYQCYLRETFREVNTDLEQAKRQNFYFGAKLVRGAYMDQERDRAKSLGYPDPVNPTFEATTEMYHKTLSECLRRIKLMKDCDDDARKIGIMVASHNEDTVRFAIQQMKEIGISPEDKVICFGQLLGMCDYITFPLGQAGYSAYKYIPYGPVEEVLPYLSRRAQENKGVLKKIKKEKRLLLSEIRRRLMRGQLFYKPKGNYVPI, from the exons ATGGCTCTACTCCGTTCGCTGAGCGCCCAACGAACAGCCATCAGTTTGGTCTACGGCCGTAATAGCAACAAGTCGAGCAATTCCGTGGCCGTCGCCGCCTGCCGGAGTTTCCACCAGCGCGGCAGCAGGAGCACCAGCATCGCCGGAGAAGGAGCAGCATCGGAGTCCACGAGAGGAGTCAATGGAGCGCGCTTCTTGCACAGCGGCGAACGGCCGTTGCAGGCCTCCACTCTGGTCCAACCGGAGCTGGTCTCCAGCGAGACGTTGAAGCGATCGATGAAGCAGGAGTCGTCCCAGGAGAAGAACCCCTCGCCCGCTGGCTCGCCGCAGAGGGATCCCCTGGACGTGAGCTTCAATGATCCGATTGCCGCCTTCAAGAGCAAGACCACTGGAGAGCTGATACGCGCCTATCTCGTCTACATGATATGTTCCAGCGAGAAGCTGGTCGAGCACAACATGACG CTGATGAAACTGGCGCGCAACCTGCTCGGCCAAAAGCTCTTCGTCCTGCTGATGAAGTCCAGCTTCTACGGACACTTTGTGGCCGGCGAGAATCGTCACACGATCGTGCCCGCCCTAGAGAG GCTAAGATCCTTTGGCGTTAAGCCGATTCTCGATTATTCCGTTGAGGAGGATATCACCCAGGAGGAGGCCGAGAAACGTGAAGTTGA ATCTTCCGTCTCCAGTGCAGGCGACAAAAAGGAGGAGGGCAGCATGCCGCAGTACCATGTGGACAAGTCCTTTGCGGATCGGCGCTACAAGGTCAGCAGTGCTCGCACCTACTTCTACTTGAACGAGGCCACCTGCGAGCGGAACATGGAGATCTTCATCAAGTGTCTGGAGGCTGTTTCGG GCGCCACCTTCGGAACTGGCATCACCGCCATTAAACTCACCGCCCTGGGCCGTCCACAATTGCTG ctgcaactgtCCGAGGTAATTATGCGCACACGCAAGTACATGGAGGATATGGTGGGCGGTCAGGGCAATGTGCTGACTCACCACAAGACCATCAAGGATCTCGAAAAGTATTACGCCACGCTGGGCGACAACAAGGACGTGAAGGAGTTCCTGAACAATGTAACTTCCGATAAGGAGGG AATTTTGCATTTGTTCCCCTGGTCGGGCATCGTTGACGAGGACTCGCAGCTGAGCGACACGTTCCGCGTTCCCGATCCCCAAACAGGACAGATGCGTCGACTGATCTCACAAATACCGCCCAAGGAGGAGGAGATGTTCAGGAACATGATCCGTCGTCTCAACACGATTGTAAAG GCTGCTGCGGACTTGGATGTTCGCATCATGGTGGATGCGGAGCAGACTTACTTCCAGCCGGCCATATCCCGCATCACCCTTGAAATGATGCGCAAGTACAACAAGGACAAGGCCATTGTCTTTAATACGTACCAGTGCTATCTGCGCGAGACGTTCCGCGAGGTGAACACCGATCTGGAGCAGGCCAAGCGTCAGAACTTCTACTTTGGCGCCAAGCTGGTGCGCGGTGCCTATATGGACCAGGAGCGGGACCGTGCCAAGTCGCTCGGCTACCCGGATCCGGTAAATCCCACGTTCGAGGCCACCACGGAAATGTATCACAAGACGTTGTCGGAGTGCTTGCGACGCATTAAG CTGATGAAGGACTGTGATGACGATGCCAGGAAGATTGGCATTATGGTGGCCTCGCACAACGAAGACACCGTGCGATTTGCCATCCAGCAGATGAAGGAGATCGGCATCTCACCGGAGGACAAGGTGATCTGCTTCGGCCAACTGCTGGGCATGTGCGACTACATTACCTTTCCACTGG GTCAAGCGGGCTACTCGGCGTACAAGTACATACCATATGGCCCAGTCGAAGAGGTGCTGCCCTACTTGTCTCGTCGTGCCCAGGAGAACAAAGGTGTGCTCAAGAAGATCAAGAAGGAAAAACGCCTGCTGCTCTCCGAGATTCGGCGCCGTCTGATGCGTGGTCAGTTGTTCTACAAGCCCAAGGGCAATTACGTGCCCATCTAA
- the LOC117146513 gene encoding proline dehydrogenase 1, mitochondrial isoform X3 produces MALLRSLSAQRTAISLVYGRNSNKSSNSVAVAACRSFHQRGSRSTSIAGEGAASESTRGVNGARFLHSGERPLQASTLVQPELVSSETLKRSMKQESSQEKNPSPAGSPQRDPLDVSFNDPIAAFKSKTTGELIRAYLVYMICSSEKLVEHNMTLMKWSKNVLGQRLFTALMKATFYGHFVAGEDQIKIIPTLERLRSFGVKPILDYSVEEDITQEEAEKREVESSVSSAGDKKEEGSMPQYHVDKSFADRRYKVSSARTYFYLNEATCERNMEIFIKCLEAVSGATFGTGITAIKLTALGRPQLLLQLSEVIMRTRKYMEDMVGGQGNVLTHHKTIKDLEKYYATLGDNKDVKEFLNNVTSDKEGILHLFPWSGIVDEDSQLSDTFRVPDPQTGQMRRLISQIPPKEEEMFRNMIRRLNTIVKAAADLDVRIMVDAEQTYFQPAISRITLEMMRKYNKDKAIVFNTYQCYLRETFREVNTDLEQAKRQNFYFGAKLVRGAYMDQERDRAKSLGYPDPVNPTFEATTEMYHKTLSECLRRIKLMKDCDDDARKIGIMVASHNEDTVRFAIQQMKEIGISPEDKVICFGQLLGMCDYITFPLGQAGYSAYKYIPYGPVEEVLPYLSRRAQENKGVLKKIKKEKRLLLSEIRRRLMRGQLFYKPKGNYVPI; encoded by the exons ATGGCTCTACTCCGTTCGCTGAGCGCCCAACGAACAGCCATCAGTTTGGTCTACGGCCGTAATAGCAACAAGTCGAGCAATTCCGTGGCCGTCGCCGCCTGCCGGAGTTTCCACCAGCGCGGCAGCAGGAGCACCAGCATCGCCGGAGAAGGAGCAGCATCGGAGTCCACGAGAGGAGTCAATGGAGCGCGCTTCTTGCACAGCGGCGAACGGCCGTTGCAGGCCTCCACTCTGGTCCAACCGGAGCTGGTCTCCAGCGAGACGTTGAAGCGATCGATGAAGCAGGAGTCGTCCCAGGAGAAGAACCCCTCGCCCGCTGGCTCGCCGCAGAGGGATCCCCTGGACGTGAGCTTCAATGATCCGATTGCCGCCTTCAAGAGCAAGACCACTGGAGAGCTGATACGCGCCTATCTCGTCTACATGATATGTTCCAGCGAGAAGCTGGTCGAGCACAACATGACG CTTATGAAATGGTCAAAGAACGTATTGGGTCAACGGTTATTTACAGCATTGATGAAGGCGACCTTCTATGGCCACTTTGTCGCCGGCGAGGATCAGATCAAGATCATACCCACACTGGAAAG GCTAAGATCCTTTGGCGTTAAGCCGATTCTCGATTATTCCGTTGAGGAGGATATCACCCAGGAGGAGGCCGAGAAACGTGAAGTTGA ATCTTCCGTCTCCAGTGCAGGCGACAAAAAGGAGGAGGGCAGCATGCCGCAGTACCATGTGGACAAGTCCTTTGCGGATCGGCGCTACAAGGTCAGCAGTGCTCGCACCTACTTCTACTTGAACGAGGCCACCTGCGAGCGGAACATGGAGATCTTCATCAAGTGTCTGGAGGCTGTTTCGG GCGCCACCTTCGGAACTGGCATCACCGCCATTAAACTCACCGCCCTGGGCCGTCCACAATTGCTG ctgcaactgtCCGAGGTAATTATGCGCACACGCAAGTACATGGAGGATATGGTGGGCGGTCAGGGCAATGTGCTGACTCACCACAAGACCATCAAGGATCTCGAAAAGTATTACGCCACGCTGGGCGACAACAAGGACGTGAAGGAGTTCCTGAACAATGTAACTTCCGATAAGGAGGG AATTTTGCATTTGTTCCCCTGGTCGGGCATCGTTGACGAGGACTCGCAGCTGAGCGACACGTTCCGCGTTCCCGATCCCCAAACAGGACAGATGCGTCGACTGATCTCACAAATACCGCCCAAGGAGGAGGAGATGTTCAGGAACATGATCCGTCGTCTCAACACGATTGTAAAG GCTGCTGCGGACTTGGATGTTCGCATCATGGTGGATGCGGAGCAGACTTACTTCCAGCCGGCCATATCCCGCATCACCCTTGAAATGATGCGCAAGTACAACAAGGACAAGGCCATTGTCTTTAATACGTACCAGTGCTATCTGCGCGAGACGTTCCGCGAGGTGAACACCGATCTGGAGCAGGCCAAGCGTCAGAACTTCTACTTTGGCGCCAAGCTGGTGCGCGGTGCCTATATGGACCAGGAGCGGGACCGTGCCAAGTCGCTCGGCTACCCGGATCCGGTAAATCCCACGTTCGAGGCCACCACGGAAATGTATCACAAGACGTTGTCGGAGTGCTTGCGACGCATTAAG CTGATGAAGGACTGTGATGACGATGCCAGGAAGATTGGCATTATGGTGGCCTCGCACAACGAAGACACCGTGCGATTTGCCATCCAGCAGATGAAGGAGATCGGCATCTCACCGGAGGACAAGGTGATCTGCTTCGGCCAACTGCTGGGCATGTGCGACTACATTACCTTTCCACTGG GTCAAGCGGGCTACTCGGCGTACAAGTACATACCATATGGCCCAGTCGAAGAGGTGCTGCCCTACTTGTCTCGTCGTGCCCAGGAGAACAAAGGTGTGCTCAAGAAGATCAAGAAGGAAAAACGCCTGCTGCTCTCCGAGATTCGGCGCCGTCTGATGCGTGGTCAGTTGTTCTACAAGCCCAAGGGCAATTACGTGCCCATCTAA